The Prionailurus bengalensis isolate Pbe53 chromosome B1, Fcat_Pben_1.1_paternal_pri, whole genome shotgun sequence genomic interval CCAGTATTTGGGTACTGGATTTGCTCATTGCTACTAGAGGATCCATTCTGCTAGATCCTCCCAGCaaacagagctaggaaatatgtatgtatattaaccCATGTACATGTACGTCTCTATAATGAtttctgtgtgtgcatatatatcaAGCTGAACATGAGTTCTTACTAATGTCTTCCCTTGAATTATGTACCACAGGGCATGTATTTAGATTTTAAGAATAGCATTTTCCCTAGCCATAGAATAgattcataaaaaaacaaaaacaaaaagaaaaccccaagacTAGCTTTCTGCAGCTCTCTGCAAGAAACCTAAGACtgatatttttgaataaaactaTATTGCCTTTAAATACCACCTATGTCTTTAAAATCTTTCGATGCACCTCTTCCAGGGACAGATATGGCTGTATTCATTTCATAggtggaaaaactgaggcacagagaagctctaaggaagaaagaattgTAATAATGAGGACAAAAGTAAGTTATACACATCTGGAACCGGCATTCCTTCAGTGAACCCATAGACTATACTagtaatattaattaaaatgttgttttattaACTTTATAACTAATTCTCCCTAAAATGAAAGAGTGGTGTTTCTGTCAGTATATATAGAAGTACAAGATTGTCGGGAAATCAAAATGTACGTTATTTTATCCTGTACATAACGATAACATCTAACAAAGTGAAGACCATGGAGTCTATCAAAACAGCTGTTTAGGAGGCTGGCTTCAGTAAATTTGGGGTAGAATGAAACCTGTTAGGTAAGATCTTCCCACATGTTATCTCTGCATTATTCAAATTCACAGATATTACTTATAATGTATTCATTCAGGTCTTGTGTAATATATAACTCAGTACTGGTTAAAGTGATTGAATAGCCCCCTTCGTTTGCAGTTTTTCCTCACTGCTTCACCTTACAAAACCAGCCATCTGCTCAAGtcataaataaaagcaagaatgagTCAGTGTAACCAGTATacaaaaatgattaataaaaataactagtgTCTCTTTGCAATAGTGATATATACAAGCAATAGTGATGTTAGGCTTTTCTGCCTCAGGTTTATAGGTTTCGAAGAACATTTTTCAAAGGTTCCCTGCAGACAACTTTACAAACATTTTTTGTTGGCTTTCAGCTTAGTATAGGAATCACGATTATAGAAATCTAATATATCTGTGATTTATATAGGGAAAATCAAGTTTAGTGGggtaagttgaaaaaaaaaatgaccaaaatttgAGAATTATCTCTGAATTTTATTCCATATACTTCATTTCTAGCATAAGTGACAATTAGCTAAGACCTTTCAGTAAGTTCTatgaaagtgacatttaagccaTCCTGTCAGTTAACTTTCATCTGTAATacatcttaattattttaataatatggatttgttttcagttctttttcttctttgagaagGTGGCATTGGTAGGATTCTAATTAGTCTatgtcagtggttttcaaacatgAGCGAGAAGCAGAATCATTGGATTCTGGCATTAAAACATGTGCTGGaccccacccaggctctcctatTCAAGAGATCTGATTCTGTAGGTCCCAGGAGTTtgcatttctagtaagttccCTGATGTCGATACTGCTGCTTCAGAGACCATGGTGTGATCTCTCAAAATGTACTGAAAGCTTACTGTGAGCCAGGTACTATTCTAGGAGTTTGACAGTTACTGTCTCCAAAACTTGAGTAAGCttggttcccattttacagataagaattTGAAGCTGAGAGAGGTTAAATTGATTTACTTATGCAATGTCTTACAGCTAAGAAAATGGTGGAGCCAGGGTTAGAGTCTAGGCAGCCTGTTTTCCAATCCTAGGCACTCATTTTATTGGGATAGCTATTGCTTTAAAAGGCTAAAATTACACATTTAGAATTCTGAAATAAGTATCCCAAAATGCTTTGTGTCTTAGGATAGACAAAATCTTACTTTAAAACATAACCATATACATATGCTATAAAAAGTAATATTCTGAGATAAGAtacttagggggaaaaataaaacattcctttTATCTTCACCTTTCAGATAAGTGGAAAGTCAGCCAACTGGGTTTCCACATctaggggggggggggtgttttcaGGACTCAAGCAGAGGAGACCCTGAAAATTGGGCAAAAGGACAGGAAGTTCTGGTGGTCAGATAACACATTCAAACTGGATAAAGTCCAGAGTGCAAACGCTGAAATCCTGGATCTCATTCAAtggataaatatttactgagcacctcctaCATGCTAAGCAACTGTTTCCTCTAATGGGGAAACCAAAAGAAGGCCAATCTTGCTTTCAGTGAGCTAAAGATGGTGGTAACAAAAATAGTTCGAGCTCTTCACAagtcaggcactgttttaagtagTCATGATGAAGGAGCATAAGGCAGGTTGAGGGCAAGATACCAGctagcacccccacccccagatgggatatgtgtgatattcctcagacactcttGGATGCTCaagaacagaggaaaggaaagaaacatggtTAACTGATAGAAACCACAGTCATATAGGACATGGGTCtccagtttacaaatatcttagtaaattgcaagaaaaaggcaatttcctttatgattttattttatatttgagagagtgtgagtggggaaggggcagagagagaccgagaggcagaatccaaagcagcctccaggctctgagctgccagcacagcccaatgcagggctcgaactcccgtacctccagatcatgacctgagcggaaattggatgcttaactgactgagccacccaggtgccctaagagaaaggcaatcttatcaatagcctaatctccagaaaccccCAACCACCCATAATGATGTGGGGAacagaggcaagaaggaaatggcaggtaaaattaaatttccttataatctgCAGCCCAGTGACggatacttgaggctggcagagttaAATGTTTCTCCAgcaactccctactgtcttaaagttaatactttgctagagggaaagACAACCTTAGCTTGGTAATAGCAAGCCCTCATatatcttaggagtcctctttagcatatctaAGTCCCTCTGGAGGGGGCCCTTTTGTCTTTACCTCCTCCAATTCCCTAGTATATACCCAGTTACCTGGCACAACCCCAGGGCACGCAGCAATTCCTGctcatgggtcctgtccctgtactttaataaaatcaccttttggcaccaaagatgtcttcaagaattctttcttggtagtaggctccacaccatcccaccatcaccccaaaacttcatggGTCATTTGAGTTATTCGCCACAACAACCGTACAAGGCTTTGAGTGATACCCTATATCTTAACTACAGAGTAAGTTACTAAAACAGATTTCTGAAATATTTCGCACACACAATGAAATGAACAGTAAATGGCATTGGGTGAGAAAAATCCTCTGATTTCATATTCTAGTTAACGACCAAGCACACGTGGGAAAAGTTATCAAgttggattttaatttttctctcccaaatagggtaatatttattgaagacGGATCCCTTATACTTAAGTATCCCTTatgttattttaatgtattaaaaatggTACTTTAACACATTTTCCCCGCAGtctgtagttattttttaaatgacaagacCCAGAGAAATGACAAAAGATGAGGCCACCTTTTAATCCGATTTTAGAGCTGCTCTTTGAAGCAAATTCACACAACAGCCAACCGAAGGAGGAGCTCAGTTCAATGCAACATTGAGCACCCGGTGGCGCTCAGTTAGCGCACTGTTTGTTGGTGAGGACTACATACATAGACCCCAAAGTTCCGCCTCCGAAGTTATGATCGCTTCCCCGAATTAGATCTACCTATGAAAACCAGATTTAAAAATCCCAGGGTTGCCTCTAGTTTAGTCTGTCCCCAAACCCCCAAGCAAACATCgtttaaaagaaatcattacaGTCCTATAACATAACTCGCACTGGGGAAGGACTAAACGGGAAGCCGGAAAACGCgacccccaccccctgggaggCAGGCGGGAGAAGCAAACACTGGGGGCGGGGACTGCGAACCTCGGTCCTCCGCAGGTGCCGGGAAACCACCTGCGGCTTCCCTATTCGGGCCCGCCGTGTGTCCTCGGGGTGCCAACCGGCATTTCCCCAGAGCTGGCTCGTCTCCAGGCGCCAGGCGGACGAGACCGCGTCCCTGGGCCTTCCCCGCGCGCTCTGGTCGCCCCGAGCTCGGGAGTAGGGGCAGGAGCCTGAGCTCGGCGGGCGGGAGGCTCCGAGCGCAGAcgcggcccccaccccctcccgggAGCGGGCGGGCGGGCTGGGGCGGAGGAAGGGGCGGGGGCTGCGGGCCCCTGGATGCAGGAAGCTGGGTCTTTCCCGGGCGCCAGCTCTGCGGGCTGGGACACCATGACTTCGGCGCCGGGGCTCAGCGGGGCTCGCCCTGCAGGTAGGCCCGCGGGTGCCGAGGGGGCGCGGGGCAGCTTCCCCAGCGGGGcgcgcgggcgggggcggggacgcGGGAGCTGGGCGGCCGGAAAGAGTTGCGGGTCTTGGAGGGAAGCGCGCAAGTCCGGTGGGGGTAGCTTGTTAAATGCCTTCTGGTCCAGAAAACCAGTCGGGACTCCGTGCGGGGTCGCCGCCGCCTCAGGGCCGCCCGGGGTAGCGGCGCCCGGCGCTGGGGCGTGCCCGCTCCGCCTTTGTCCTCCGGACGGTTCTTTCTTGCCGGGCGTCGGGCCATTTAAAACTTGGGAGGCTGGCTGGGCGGCTGCTGGCACCTCCCGCGCCTGGGTTTTTTGAAAGTTGACTTTTGAAGTTGGATCTGGTTTTGTGTTCTCCTgagtaaaaagtaaaaggaagtgGTTGCGTGCATAATAATGGAAGCATAAGCAGCCCGCGGGAGCGCCCCACCGGAGTCCCCCACAGGAGCCCCTGGTTATGCCCTGACTTGAGCTGGGGACAAAAACCGGGCCTTGGCTGCCTGTGCAGCCCCAGTGCCTCTCCCGCAGCCAGGGCCGTTTGTGGGTTTGGGTTGAAACCACATCTTTCTCTACAGTCAACTGCTAAACGTGTACTTTAGAACTTTCTTCCCTGTCACTTACTAATTATATCACTGATAGCTGAAGAAACTTCGAGCCTGGCCATAGTAAAATaaaagggggttggggggaaggaaggaaggaaaggttgAAACTCTAGAAGTTGATGCACAGTGCCTTTATTTCAGAGCTTTTTATTCGTTGCTGCACAAAACCAGGCTTGCCCCAGAGGCAAGTTGTAGGAAGTTCAGGGAGTGGCCTTGCCCTGGACGGACAGTGCAGGGTCCGGTGGCCACTCCCATtctgaggggtggggagcaggggcaggggtccGGGATGCCGTCCACTTCCCCCTCCATTCTCATCCCATTGCTTTTCTTCTCCGTCCTGCGTCCTTCCTTTTTTGCCGTCTCACCCCCTTTTTCACTGTGTTCTAGGCCTGACGTGGTTTACTCAGTACAGGACTATTAAACAgatacttgaggggcgcctgggtggcgcagtcggttaagcgtccgacttcagccaggtcacgatctcgcggtccgtgagttcgagccccgcgtcaggctctgggctgatggctcagagcctggagcctgtttccgattctgtgtctccctctctctctgtccctgccccgttcacgctcggtctctctctgtcccaaaaataaataaacgttgaaaaaaaaaattcaaatttataaaaaaaaaaaaacaaaaaacagatactTGATATGGGTAGATTTTCATAGATACTGCGGGGAATGATGGCGATGACCGTAGATACTGGAGAAGTTTGGAAAAACGAACACTTCGTTTAGGAAGGTAGATGTTTTCTCTGGTTGGAGGGGGTTAGCATGGCGACCTGAGTGCAGAGACGTGAGTCTGTAGGGGGACCCGGCTTTCAATCCCACTCCACAGCACTGTCCTGGGACAAGCCTGACGCACTGGCTGCCTCTTGGGCTGTGGagctgaggcagagaaagcatctAACGTGCTGGGCCACCAACATATAGTGGctggtagggggaaaaaaaaggagtgatTAGGTTGGTAAAAATTAAACTGATttaaggggcagagaggtggtggcCGCATCATGGTGGAAAGGAAAATTGCCTAAATCAGAGgcaaggagaaatgaaaagaggaCAAGAGTCCAGTTTGATGACGGACCCATTTTTGATAGATTGCAGATGCACGGGAGTGTGCAAGTCTATTATATAGAGCATCTCCGTTAAAAATGTCTCCATGTTGACAGAGCCATTTACCCTTTTAGGCGGACAACTTGTGTTCCTGCAGTGTAATGACACTTGTTAAAGTGTGCCCTTCCTGAAAATTTGTCTGCTTAGGACATACCGCCTGAGTCCCGATGTGTTTTCTGTGGCACCTGGGTAAAATTTATCAACTCCAGTAATGTATCAAATTTAGATTCTAATGTGTGTGCCGATCGCTTTCAGTGAACAAGTAGCCAGAACAGAATGGCAGCTGGACCTGATCCATAACTGGGGGTGCAGGATGCAGGGCGCACATTTATATTGGAGCAAGGTTTGAGCTGGCAAGGGTCTGAAGTAAAGTTCTCAGACCGTTTCCTTCTGTGTCCGTATTAACAGTAAAACACTTTTGGAAGATCCCTCAGAGATTGCCAAATCTGTTGACTTTGAAACAACGTTATGTTTTAAAAgagtgattgattgattgattgattgggggggaggggaaggggcagagagagaggtgggaaggggcagagagagaatcccatgcaggctccgcactgtcaatacagagcctgacgcagggtttgaactcacgaacctcgagatcgtgacctgagccgaaatcaagagttggacacttaactgactgagccaccacccaggcgaCCTGAAACAATGTTGTTTTATCTTGAGTTACTTAAAACTGGCTGTCTTTCCTAAATCTGTGGGTCATGTCTAAGGTGGAAGGCAGTATTTGAGACAACCCAGATGCACAGCTTAGATACCTAGCCGGGAGGAACGGCACAGTTCCTTCCTTAGACTATAAACAATGAACTTTAAGGACCCGATCGAGTACACATCTCCAGTGCCTTCACCCTCCATGACTTGAGTTAGTTTGGTGACGGGGCCATTTGCCACAGcttccaccctctctctgccctttgaaCGGCCTGATGCTCACTAACCGATGAGCAAAAGCTGGAAGAGGTGAGCTGCTGGGCCGGCTATGTTGCGCACCGTGGTAAGAGATCTGTGCTTCGCAAATTGTGCAGCTTCCCAGGGAGTGAATGGGGCGATTGTCCTTCACGTAGAGATGGAATGTGTTTAGTTTGAGCTGTGTCTTTATTGTGTAATTGATTTGAAGGAGGTGAGGCTATTAAAAGGAGGTAGATCCTGGAGCGCATTTGAAAATGGAAGGTGAGAAAATTCCTGGGCCTTAGTGGAGCAGTGTGGGGAGCAGGAAGTAATCCCCGTTGACAGGGTGTGAGGTGGGAAGTGTTGAGGGCACAGCAGTGTGTGGAGGCGGAAGTATTCCAGGTAGAACAATGTGTGGAGTAAAAAGTATCCCGAGTGGAGCAGTGTGTTCGTAGGCAGTATCCCCAGGTAGAGGGGAGGCTTAGTAGGAAGTGTCCCTGGTGGAGCAGTGTATAAAGTCACCCCCTAGAACACTGTGGTGTAGGAAGTACTCTGTGTATGGAGCACAGAGTATCTCAATAGGAAGCATACCAGCAGAAGCCTGTGGAATAGGAAGACTATTTGGTGGAGCAGTGTGTGAAGAAGGaagccccccccttccccccccccccccccgaagcaCCGTGCAGGACGAGGCTCGCTCAGGTGCAGCAACAGCTAGGAGGAAACATCTGGGCAGAGAGGTGTGTGCCAAGGAAGCTGTCCTTAGATAGAGCCCCGTTTTGGCAGCAAGTGGTTCACGTCAAGCAAGGTGTGGAGTAGGAAGTATCCCAGGTaaagcagaatgggagaaaacatccTGGGTAGCATGCAGAGCGTGCTCTCCCCTAGAGAGCGGCGGGTAGTATGGAAGTTTCTGCGTAAAGCAGTTTGTGGAGTAGGAAGCGTAGGACGTAACCTCCGGTGAGCAGTGTGCGGAATACGAAGTGTCTCCAGGAGGAAAGTATGGAGAGAAGGAAGCGGGGAGTGAAGTGGAGCTACCCCCCATACAGCAGTATTACTGGTGTCTGGAGTAGGAAACCTTCTGGGTAGAGTAGTTGTTGGAGTAAGAAGACTAGAACATATTCCCGGTAGAGTAGTATGTGGAGCAAGTAGGATGTGTCCTGGGTAGGTAAACGTGTGAGTGGTACCCCAGTAAGCAGTGTAGGAGACGCCAGGTACCTGGTAGAGCAGCCTGTGGTGCGTGGGTGATGATAGGTCACCCGGAGAGCAGGGTGTGGAATAGGGGGTGTCCCCTAGAGAGCAGGCTGGAGTTGGGAGATATCCTAGTAGGGTcttcagggtggctcagtcggttgagcatcggactctctTCAGCTCagatatgatctcatggttcgggcgctctgtgctgaaggcgcagagcctgtttgggactctacctctctctgccccttccccactcacgttttctctctctctctctctctctcttccataaatttttattttttattttttaaggaggtaTCCAAATAGAACAGTGCATGGAGTAAGAAGGAAACCAGGTGAGCTGGCGGGGTGGGGGAATGCATTAGGGAGGCTGCTCTTTACTCCTAAGCCTAAGCTCTGGTATAAAAATCAAATcaccttgttaaaaatgcagatttctccCTCTCCTGGCATTCTGATTCTATAAATCTGGGTTAGGACCTAGGAATGTGCATTTTATCACCCAGGCCAGGAATTGATGCAAAGACTGAGGAAAGCAGATGAGGGTCTGTCGGACAGCAGGAGGGCCTTCGTGGGGTCCTCACTAGGTCTGGATACTGGGGGAATTCCAGGAGGAATCAGCTGAAAGTGAGTGGTAAAGGGCACAGAATTGAATGCCAGCCTCACCCTCATCTCAGGGCCGATTTCTGTCAGGGAAGAGGTGTGAAGGTAGAACAGACTGGTGTCCGGGAGAGAAGGGAACAGGACCCTCCTGGATagaaggggtgggtgggagggtctGTTGTGTTTCCTTCAGTGACGTCGGTGGAGAGGAGCATCTTGCTATAGTGttcatatttgtttattcattactTTCCTTCCCCTCTGGGTTGTTTATCAGGCAGAAACACAGTCATGGGTGTATGGGCCTGTATTGTAGAAGATGCTAGACCCGTTGTGCCCTATAGTACAGAAGCCACCAGCCACCATGGTTATTTAAGTTGAAATGAAAAGCTGAGTTCCTTAGCTGTACTAGCCCCGTTTCAAGTGCTGGACAGCCACATGTGGTCCGTGGCTAGCATATGGGACAGCACAGGTACAGAACCATTCCGTCATCACAGACAGTTCAGCTGCACAGCACTGTTCCAGCGAGTAGAGAAGGACGCAGTGAAAGGTGGTCCAGAGGGTGGGGAAGTCTGAGCATGGGTCAAGAGCAGAGGGTCTCCATCACGTGATGGGTTGTAAGTGCAAATAAATCATTCGGGAGACCCAAAGTTTAAGCTTTTACCCttgctccttccctttccccaccccagaCTTCTACCGTTTCCGTTTCAGAGGGGGATCCGGTATTAACCAGACGCCGTGTTTTggttttcctgtgtttttaattccttttcgGTTTTAGAGAATATCTGCAAAAACATTTTCCGCTAAACGATTCCGTATCTCATTTGTGCTGCACATCACAGAACCGTGTTACTGCAGGTATATTTTGCATGAATGCATTTGCATAATGTTTCCTCCATTTatcttgataatattttttttttttaatttttttttcaacgtttttttatttatttttgggacagagagagacagagcatgaacgggggaggggcagagagagagggagacacagaatcggaaacaggctccaggctctgagccatcagcccagagcccgacgcggggctcgaactcacggaccgcgagatcgtgacctggctgaagccggacgcttaaccgactgcgccacccaggagcccctgataatattcttttctgttttgcaaATAAGAGTTCTGGGTGAGAAAGAATTGAGCTGTTAATTTATGGTTCATTTATCTACTAagttcccttccttttcctttccttttcatatacttttgaCTTTTAAACTAAGCAAAACCAGAGAAGGGTTCACAGTGTGGGAGTCCCGCTGTGTGTTACAAGTCAAAGAGTAAATTAaccaaattcaattttttaaataggtgtGGAGGAAAACATGACCGAAACAGATGCCTTCCATATGAGGTAAAAACGTGCTCTTGCCTGACAAACGTCTCTTCCTTTGCTGGTCAAGATCAGTCTGTAAGAAGCAAGAATGGCCCCGGGGAAGAAGCAGAGCAGAGAATGGCGAGTGTTAGCGCTGGGAGAGCTAACTTGTAGAGCCTCGGGTTGGCCGCTGCCCCTGGTCGAGGTTCAGGACCTACAGTGATGTCCAAAGTACTTAGCAACGGGTGTGGCATGGGCCCTGGAGCCAGAGCCGGGCCTGGGCGGGCTGTTGTCCCTGGTTCCTGGAGAAAAGACATCCCTGGggtgactgggggtggggagctccaGGTAGCTGCTGTTTACCAATCAGTACAGAAATATTTCTGTCAGGCCTTCCCAGTGCACACCAGTATCATGTCACCCTGGCAAAGGAGGAGGAAACGGGAGCCCTCTGTCTACCCTACCCATTGATCTTGGACTTGGAGGAGCTCATTATTTAATATGACATAGTGATTGTTGTTTATAAACTTTTCGTTAACAGTGAAACATTTGATCCGGCAGAAAAGTACAAAATGGACCACAAGAGGAGAGGAATCGCTTTAATTTTCAATCATGAAAGGTTCTCCTGGCGTTTAACACTGCCAGAAAGGCGGGGTACCAGCGCAGACAGAGACAATCTTAGGCGCAGGTAatagttgttgtgtttttttttttaatgtttatatttgaaagtgagcggggtaggggcagagagggagagagagaatcccaagcaggctctgtgctgtcagcacaaagcccagtgtggggctcgaactcacaaatcatgagatcatgacctaggctgaaatcaagagtggcttaagtgactgagccaccccaggtgccccacaggtgCTAGTTTCATCCACACGTCAAGATGATGACCTATTTAATAAAATGACACTCACCAAAACGTGTCCACACTGATGAAATAGAGTATCAGGATGAGCCTCATTTGGGCACAGCATCCCTTGAGAACTTGCCTGAATTTTCTTCCTAACCTTGTTCTATTAGATGTAAGCAGGCTTTGAATCATTACGTATATATTTACATTGCTGTATCCTAACTTGAATCAGCTTTCAGTATGAGTAAATCCTTTCCTGCTGTGGGTGAGCAAGGAGAACTATCATTGtcatatttcactttttcttccccccctccAAAGAAAAGTCAACTTAGAGGTCATAAAAACACGTATAGATTCCTCAGGGAAATAGGGGTATATGACGACTCTGAGCAGCTCATAAGCTAATACCCAGTTTGTCACCAGGTTttcagagctagg includes:
- the MCUB gene encoding calcium uniporter regulatory subunit MCUb, mitochondrial isoform X3; protein product: MMLLRGPWPRRPRLPPTPRPAGRVHPPPRTPTPQVLCVKLCGNLKYSQSHLYSTVVPPDEITINYRHGLPLITLTLPSRKERCQFVVKPMLSTVGSFLRDLQNEDKGVKTAAILTADGREIPATTLMEILLMNDFKLVINKITYDVQCPKKEKLSMEHAADMENVKSLVHRLFTALHLEEFQKKREHHLLEKIDHLRGQLQPLEQDYTYSAVKSRQFLHFFHKKSKQQHFDVVQYNKLKEDLAKENTKPDPTSKVNFQKTQAREVPAAAQPASQVLNGPTPGKKEPSGGQRRSGHAPAPGAATPGGPEAAATPHGVPTGFLDQKAFNKLPPPDLRASLQDPQLFPAAQLPRPRPRPRAPLGKLPRAPSAPAGLPAGRAPLSPGAEVMVSQPAELAPGKDPASCIQGPAAPAPSSAPARPPAPGRGWGPRLRSEPPARRAQAPAPTPELGATRARGEGPGTRSRPPGAWRRASSGEMPVGTPRTHGGPE
- the MCUB gene encoding calcium uniporter regulatory subunit MCUb, mitochondrial isoform X4 — protein: MLSTVGSFLRDLQNEDKGVKTAAILTADGREIPATTLMEILLMNDFKLVINKITYDVQCPKKEKLSMEHAADMENVKSLVHRLFTALHLEEFQKKREHHLLEKIDHLRGQLQPLEQIKAGIEARSEAKTSGLLWAGLALLSVQGGALAWLTWWVYSWDIMEPVTYFITFANSMVFFAYFIVTRQDYTYSAVKSRQFLHFFHKKSKQQHFDVVQYNKLKEDLAKENTKPDPTSKVNFQKTQAREVPAAAQPASQVLNGPTPGKKEPSGGQRRSGHAPAPGAATPGGPEAAATPHGVPTGFLDQKAFNKLPPPDLRASLQDPQLFPAAQLPRPRPRPRAPLGKLPRAPSAPAGLPAGRAPLSPGAEVMVSQPAELAPGKDPASCIQGPAAPAPSSAPARPPAPGRGWGPRLRSEPPARRAQAPAPTPELGATRARGEGPGTRSRPPGAWRRASSGEMPVGTPRTHGGPE